A stretch of Christensenellaceae bacterium DNA encodes these proteins:
- the pckA gene encoding phosphoenolpyruvate carboxykinase [ATP], protein METYGLEKLGILNPTAVWRNLSPAALVEAALRRGEGQLSDKGALVVTTGKYTGRSPEDKFVVDTPGIHDDIKWGKINVPIEKAKFDAIKEKLCAYLQNREVFIFDGFAGADPAYTKKFRIINELASENLFIHQLLIRPTADQLASYGEADFTIIAAPGFKCIPEVDGVHSEAAIMIDYEAKLVVIAGSQYAGEIKKSVFSVMNYLMPKESNVLPMHCSANMDPQTGETAVFFGLSGTGKTTLSADPNRKLIGDDEHGWSEHGIFNFEGGCYAKTINLDPEGEPEIYNAIKFGSLVENVIIDPVTRVPDFFDGSLTENTRVGYPVDFISNAAIPGIGDIPKVMIFLTADAFGVLPPISRLDENAAMYHFVTGFTSKLAGTERGVTEPQPTFSTCFGAPFMPLDPAVYAEMLGERLKKYNTKVYLVNTGWSGGPYGVGSRMKLKYTRAMITAALNGELEKSQYKHDDVFNVDVPQSCPDVPDEIMNPRDTWQDKAAYDESAKKLAKMFADNFAAKYPNMPKNITDAGPRG, encoded by the coding sequence ATGGAAACGTATGGTCTGGAAAAGTTAGGAATTCTGAATCCCACGGCAGTTTGGCGTAACCTCTCCCCCGCAGCGCTTGTGGAAGCGGCGCTTAGAAGGGGCGAGGGCCAGTTGAGTGACAAAGGCGCGCTTGTTGTAACGACAGGCAAATACACGGGGCGTTCCCCCGAAGATAAATTTGTGGTCGATACCCCCGGTATCCACGATGACATCAAATGGGGCAAAATCAATGTTCCCATCGAAAAAGCGAAATTCGACGCGATCAAGGAGAAGCTGTGCGCTTACCTTCAGAACCGCGAAGTCTTTATTTTTGACGGTTTTGCAGGCGCCGATCCGGCATACACGAAGAAATTCCGTATCATCAATGAACTTGCAAGCGAGAACCTGTTCATTCACCAGCTTCTGATCCGTCCTACGGCAGATCAGCTCGCGTCCTACGGCGAGGCGGATTTCACGATCATCGCCGCGCCCGGTTTCAAATGTATCCCCGAAGTGGACGGCGTACACAGCGAAGCCGCAATCATGATTGATTACGAGGCAAAATTGGTGGTCATCGCCGGTTCGCAATATGCCGGCGAAATTAAAAAGAGCGTATTCTCGGTCATGAACTATCTCATGCCTAAGGAAAGCAACGTCCTGCCCATGCACTGCTCTGCCAACATGGACCCGCAGACAGGCGAAACGGCAGTTTTCTTCGGTCTTTCCGGTACAGGCAAAACGACGCTGTCCGCCGACCCGAACCGCAAACTCATCGGTGATGACGAGCACGGCTGGTCTGAGCACGGCATCTTTAACTTTGAGGGCGGCTGTTACGCAAAAACAATCAACCTCGATCCCGAGGGCGAGCCGGAAATCTACAACGCGATCAAATTCGGCAGCCTTGTTGAAAACGTGATCATTGATCCAGTGACGCGCGTGCCCGATTTCTTTGACGGTAGCCTCACGGAAAATACCCGTGTGGGCTATCCGGTAGACTTTATTTCCAACGCCGCTATCCCGGGCATAGGCGATATACCGAAAGTTATGATCTTCCTGACGGCCGACGCATTCGGCGTTTTGCCGCCCATCAGCAGACTGGATGAAAATGCTGCGATGTATCACTTTGTAACGGGTTTTACGTCCAAGCTGGCCGGTACGGAGCGTGGCGTCACGGAGCCGCAGCCGACTTTCTCCACCTGCTTCGGCGCGCCGTTTATGCCTCTTGACCCCGCCGTATACGCGGAAATGCTGGGCGAACGCCTTAAAAAGTACAATACCAAGGTATATCTTGTCAACACAGGCTGGTCCGGCGGCCCTTATGGAGTGGGAAGCCGTATGAAGCTAAAATATACCCGCGCAATGATTACCGCAGCCTTAAACGGCGAACTGGAGAAATCCCAGTACAAACACGACGACGTGTTCAATGTCGACGTTCCGCAGAGCTGTCCTGACGTTCCGGATGAGATCATGAATCCGCGCGACACCTGGCAGGACAAGGCCGCTTATGACGAATCCGCCAAAAAGCTTGCCAAGATGTTCGCAGATAACTTTGCTGCGAAATATCCGAACATGCCCAAAAACATCACAGACGCTGGCCCGAGAGGTTAA
- the rsmA gene encoding ribosomal RNA small subunit methyltransferase A, translating into MVNVTSPREIVRLLSENNLSPLKKFGQNFLCDGNIVDKIADSIGLTKSDYVLEIGAGLGALTRALCLRGKKVVSIEIDAGLLKLHEKTLADCANVTVLEGDILKCDLSEICREYFGGAAFHVCGNLPYYITSKILMMLLESDAPVLSVTAMVQKEVAQRLSARPGDTDYSALTASCLYYGKPKLLFEVSRHCFYPAPDVDSAIIRFVTGSAVCDVPREAYVKIVRAAFSMRRKTLLNNLKQFGGAGAVIAILKNCNIDPKTRAQNLSPVQFCSLAKEFFQK; encoded by the coding sequence ATGGTAAACGTCACCTCTCCGCGCGAAATCGTACGGTTATTAAGCGAAAACAACCTGTCCCCTTTAAAGAAGTTCGGGCAGAATTTTTTATGCGACGGCAATATCGTAGATAAAATCGCAGACAGTATCGGCCTTACAAAAAGCGATTATGTCCTCGAGATCGGCGCCGGCCTGGGCGCGCTCACGCGCGCGCTTTGCCTGCGCGGCAAGAAAGTCGTTTCCATAGAGATTGACGCCGGGCTTTTAAAACTGCACGAAAAGACGCTTGCGGATTGCGCCAATGTCACCGTCCTCGAGGGCGACATCCTGAAATGTGATCTCAGTGAAATTTGCCGCGAGTATTTTGGCGGCGCCGCCTTTCATGTGTGCGGAAACCTCCCCTACTATATCACCAGCAAAATCCTGATGATGCTTCTGGAAAGCGACGCTCCCGTTTTAAGCGTCACCGCCATGGTGCAAAAAGAAGTTGCGCAGAGGCTGTCCGCCCGTCCGGGAGATACGGACTACAGCGCGCTGACCGCCTCCTGCCTATACTATGGAAAACCCAAGCTCCTGTTCGAGGTATCCCGCCATTGTTTTTATCCCGCGCCGGACGTGGATTCCGCAATTATCCGTTTTGTCACCGGCTCAGCCGTATGCGATGTGCCGCGCGAAGCCTACGTTAAAATCGTACGGGCGGCGTTTTCCATGCGCCGCAAAACGCTGCTGAACAACTTAAAGCAGTTTGGCGGCGCGGGCGCTGTAATTGCAATTTTAAAAAATTGCAATATCGATCCAAAAACACGCGCTCAAAACCTTTCTCCCGTTCAATTTTGCAGTTTAGCAAAAGAATTCTTTCAAAAATAA